tggggtcattgtcctgctgaaaggtgaatctccatcccagtcttaggtcttttgcagacaggttttcctcaaggatttgcctgtatttagctccatccattttgccctctaccctgacaagcttctctgtccctgctgatgaaaagcatccccatagcatgatgctgcaccaccatgcttcacagtagggctGGTGTTACctggtgatgtgctgtgttgggtttgtgcgacataacgctttgcatttaggccaattagttcaatttttgtttcatcggaccacaaaatcttttgccacatcttttctgAATCTCccacattgactttttttttccagaaatggcttccttcttgccactcttccattaAAGGCCAGTTTGTGGAGTACCTGAACTACTGTTGTCACATGGACAGTTTcgtccatctcagccatggaacgctgtaggtctttcagagttgtcactggcgtcttgctggcttctctgccCTTCAtacctggctgctcagtttgggaggacgacctgctctaagcagattctgggtggtgccgtataccttccacttaatgattgacttgactgtgctccaagggatattcagtgcctgaaatatttttatacccctcccctgatctgtgcctttccacaactttatcctggacttgttttgaaagctccttggtcttcatcaGGGGTGCCTCGacagccgcagggtcttctggttttcattccagcttaaGCTCTCATttaacttaattgatctaattatttgttgaatttgacatatttcatatttttcaaggtcttttacagttgatggttttaaaaatgctctTGATTCAAGGtgcactacctatgaaacattttgaggcctgaagagaagagttagatgtgtccagttaatcaaataattagaccaattaagtaattgagagctcgggtggaacgaaagccagaagacactgcggccctccaggaactgagtttgacacccctggtctagatggtagtatctttgctttgaatgcactacccaactgagacaggtgtatttaatctgaaatcatgtgaaccacttttattgcacacggatagactccatttaacttattgtgtgaattctgaaggcaattgcttgcacctgagcttatttaggagtgtcatagcaaagggggtgaatacttatctaatgaagacttttcagctttttatttttaattgttttttcaccccacccccccactttTTCACActttgaaagtgttgagtaggttgtgtaaatcaaaggaaaacaaatccagtttaaatgcatcaagatttcaggttataacacaacaaactgtgaaagcgtccaaggggggtgaatacttactataggcactgtatatattcatTATGTTAGAATAGAAAGTCAGTAAACACTTGACTGCCAGACTGGGTGTGATCCTTCTTCCATGGGAAGAGGTATGTAATCaggcatgtgtattttaaataaaatatcacgaTTCAGTACGATGAACTCcgctttgtcttttcttttggaCTACACTCACACAAATAAGAACTTTAAAATACCTACAGTTGCTCATCCCTGCTATAGACCTACTGTGCTAGACAGCAAATAAGAATGAAACTGGTTTGGTAGCAAACTTCTCACACTGAGAACAAAAATACTTATTGGAGTTTTGGGAGTATAAAAGAAGcgctctgaatgattgcaaacactatGAAACTAGAAGGAGGGAATGTATACAAATGAAATGAGGCTGAAATGTGAAGTTCTGTGCTCTTTAATAATGGACTGATTGAAATTGTGTTCCAGAGGAGAAATCCTGCTGCCAGGAAAAAGTGATCTACAAAATAGACTTGGACGAGACTCAAGTGAGACGTGATCTTGTCAGGTAAACCCATCTCTGATGaacttatatacagtacagtatatacttcTGTCTAGAGAAATGTTTGGCAATCTAACACCTGTGACATTTGTTCTCCCTACAGTGCACTTCTTGTAGGTGGGCCCGCAGTTGCAGTTTTGCTTGCTTTCAGAATCGGAGGCGCACTTGCTGGTGCAGTCGCAGCTGCACTCAGAGGCACAATCGGAGGTGGATTTGGATTGATTGGCACAGACATGACCATCACTGGCACACTTGGAGGCGCAGTCGGAGGCATAGTTGGAtgcatactgacacacacagtgacgGATTCTACCACAGTCGGAGGCGCAGTTGGAGGTGCAGTTGGAGGCATAATGACACTCGCATTCACAGCTGCTGGTGCTAGCGTGGTCTGGGGCTTTATCGGATTCATAATCGGAGGGGCAGTCGGAGGCGCAGTCAGAGGCATACTGACTCTCACAGTCACAGTTGCAGGTGCTTCTGTTGTCGGAGGTGCAATCGGATTCATATTCGGAGGTGCAGTCGGAGGCATACTGACACTCACAGTCATAGCTGCAAGTGCTGCTGCGGTCGGAGGTGCAATCGGACACAGATTCGGAGGCACAGTCGGAGGCACAGTCGGAGGCGCATTCGGAAGAGCAGTCGGAGGCGCAGTCGGAAGAGCAGTCGGAGGCGCAGTCGGACACTCAGTCAGAGGGGCAGTCGAAGGCGCAGTCAGAGGCATACTGACACTCACAGTCACAGTTGCATGTGCTTCTGTGGTCGGAGGTGCAATCGGATTCATATTTGGAAGCGCAGTCAGAGGCATACTGGCACTCACAGTCACAGTTGCTGCAGCCATCGGAGGCATAATCGCCTACAGATACGGAGGTGCAGTTGGAGGTGCAGTCGGAGGTGCAGTCGGAGGTGCAGTTGGAGGTGCAGTCGGAGGTGCAGTCGGAGGTGCAGTTGGAGACATACTGACACTCACATCTGCAGGTGCTGCTGCTGTCGGAGGAAGAGCATTGGCACTCAGAGACCCAGGTGCAGTGGCactcagagacacactgagagacacggaTGCAGTCGAATTCTCATTCAGACTTGTGTTAGGTGGAGTCACATTCCTAGCTGCAGCAGCTTTGTTTCTTTACATTATCTTGTAagttatatttctttatttttatttaattgcaattctttatttttaattttatgatgATTATAAgcctcttctatatcagtttatatgcacagtccagcagcctgtctcttctatatcagtttatatgcacagtccagcctgtctcttctatatcagtttatatgcacagtccagcctgtctcttctatatcagtttatatgcacagtccagcctgtctcttctagatcagtttatatgcacagtccagcctgtctcttctatatcagtttatatgcacagtcaggcagcctgtctcttctatatcagtttatatgcacagtcaggcagcctgtctcttctatatcagtttacatgcacagtccagcagcctgtctcttctatatcagtttacaTGCACAGTTGAGAATAGATAGAGAGGTTTAGCAGCATTATGGAAACTGTTTGTCCAGAGGAAAAATCTAGCTATCTGAGGACTGAGACTGATGAAGTGATTTAGTGGAAACAGACATGAACAGGACTGTCTCCAAGCAGAGTTAGGAACAGTAAAGGGCTTGATCCAGTTTAATATGAAACACTCCTGATGACTGAAGTGCAGCTTTACCAGCAGGACCAGTTCAACCAGACTCAACCAGACCAGTAACTGAGGGAGTGGGTGTGGGGGAGGGCTTCATCTTCTCTGGggagtttgtttttaatgaacagcAACATCATTATTAATGATGAGGattattgatgtgtgtgtgtgtgattctctcggCAGTGAGTATGAGCAGGAGGAACTGAAAGAGTTGGAGGAGAGAAGGATGAAGTGGGCGATGGAGAATTGGCTCAGAGTGATAGAGGAGAAActgaagaaagagatggaggagaaactgaCAAAGATGAAGTGGTGGAGGAAGATAGAGATGAAGAGTAAACTTAGGAAAGAAATTGAGGAGAAACTGAGTGAGATCaagaagacactggaggtggAGATAGAGAAGACACCGAGTGAGACAAAGGCAACATGGAAGAAGATGGAGAAGAAACTGAGGCAGCTGAAGGAGAAACGGATGAGGAAGCTGGAGGAGGAACTGAagaggtttgtttatttaaagatacCGACAGTGTAGATTTCCAGAAGAGAAAATGTAAATTTCCATTCATTTTCTACACCTCCATCCTGAccaggtcacactgtcacatgattctGGCAGCTAGGGTTCTGCAGaccagctcaaagcagctcataGGCAGATTATAAAAATGATAAGAACTCGACATCAACATTGCCGTTAACTCACAGTAAATAGTGGTCTAGACATATTGTCCTAAATTAATaattacttgtgcctttttgagccgaacaagcaaatgaaaactgaagttTATCTTCAATGATTTCCCCACATAAATACAAAGGAGGATACACCTGTTGCACTCAAATTTACAAaagttagaaataataataacagacaaagacatttttacatttcacagtgtgagcaaaatcatttacacaaagaccaaaataacatttcacttcagccttttaaaatgtattcattttcaatCCTGATACACTcctgggccatattcacaaagttgACCTTAGTCTAAGACAAAAAAATGGGCTTAAGTTGCTTTTCCTGACTTTGTTATGACCGAGTCTTAAGTCTGTTTCACGAAAACGATTTTCTGGGGTGTCTTAACTTAGACCAGCGTTTCTGTCCTCGCGTGATATCTTCACTGTCTTCCACTCGAGGGAAAGTCTTTGCCTGAGGGACagattaataattttaataattttgcTTCTTCACTGGGACTTAACTGTCTATCTTTCTATTTGCTTTTAGATGTGCATCCCTTTAAGAAagatgtttttggtttttaatgaGTAGATGCAAGTATGGAGGATACTGCGTAATCTACAAATACTGTACTTTTACTTTATGAGATCTAGAAAGTTCTAATTTAATTGACAGCTCCACCAACCAATTGAATTCCTTAATCGCATAACTGCTAGCCAATTGGAATATAGCATTTTCGAGAAGGGTGGGTAGCAGactgagagaaagaaagaaagaaattgcaATGATGGTAGATTAGGTGTGTTGATAGAAAGTGTGAGGTGTGataaaaaaatagaacattttgtttatttcttttaaaaaaagagaacattAATATTGTGGACACACATCAAAGTTGTGACGCgccaatgaaaaaaagaaagaccgCCCACCGTTGTACAACAacccaaaaaatgtatataattctTCAACTTTTACTGCCTGAACCCAGAGTGAATGACAATGTCCATCTCCAGATATTTTTTATTAGGATCTAACGTTGTAAGTTCCCATATCAGAACACAACTCAgaaatatttgccttttatttacctaaggatatgtatataaaatctataacaaaaacaatgttaaaaaacgcaacagccatttaaagggaTGAATCTtttcaagcatcaagcaaataggcacaattagaaaggtgctggggcccaagattcacacaattcttgcttctaacttggcgcctttttttgatcgcttcactccacttgaaatgctctttgtatgacttgaagtgactgagacacacacacacactgagacacactcacacacactgagtcacacacacactgagaaacacacacactgcaacacacggtctcagtgtgtgtatgtgtctcagtgtgtgtgtgtgtctcagtcacttcaagtcatacaaagagcatttcaagtggagcgataaagtggagcgataaagtggagcgaagcgatcaagtTTAttagcaagaattgtgtgaatcttgggtcCCAGCAcatttccaattgtgcctatttgcttgatgcttgacaagattggcctaattgcttctcctaacttggacttttgtgtttgatatcacccctttaaacggctgttgcgtttttctaact
This DNA window, taken from Acipenser ruthenus chromosome 35, fAciRut3.2 maternal haplotype, whole genome shotgun sequence, encodes the following:
- the LOC131705144 gene encoding uncharacterized protein LOC131705144, producing the protein MGREEKSCCQEKVIYKIDLDETQVRRDLVSALLVGGPAVAVLLAFRIGGALAGAVAAALRGTIGGGFGLIGTDMTITGTLGGAVGGIVGCILTHTVTDSTTVGGAVGGAVGGIMTLAFTAAGASVVWGFIGFIIGGAVGGAVRGILTLTVTVAGASVVGGAIGFIFGGAVGGILTLTVIAASAAAVGGAIGHRFGGTVGGTVGGAFGRAVGGAVGRAVGGAVGHSVRGAVEGAVRGILTLTVTVACASVVGGAIGFIFGSAVRGILALTVTVAAAIGGIIAYRYGGAVGGAVGGAVGGAVGGAVGGAVGGAVGDILTLTSAGAAAVGGRALALRDPGAVALRDTLRDTDAVEFSFRLVLGGVTFLAAAALFLYIIFEYEQEELKELEERRMKWAMENWLRVIEEKLKKEMEEKLTKMKWWRKIEMKSKLRKEIEEKLSEIKKTLEVEIEKTPSETKATWKKMEKKLRQLKEKRMRKLEEELKSMDTEEACKRIELLKGFVQMYEKEKQEIEELLRELSGIADGLDKVDRDCTIAKTAGSSAGVVGGVLTIVGIGLAPVTFGASLGLSIAGAVTAVAGGATNVGTQIVKCVSDGKDNNRVNEIVKIIQTYLRVLGKLCNIALPECNWNKEDAALTGIVKTRLSAVAAAAGLVDAAVVAAAGAVIDVAVSLDAVADVIAGVADGVNLSGVPAAGASAAGASAVGASAGRVAAGLVDDVAPAVLKGAGRVVGGVAAGVFVVVDAVQIGLNAKKLYEGSPTEIAQEIRKLVETVSLQLAKLEEVSSDINNILNP